A stretch of the Thermithiobacillus plumbiphilus genome encodes the following:
- a CDS encoding rod shape-determining protein produces MIFNRFLGLFSSDLAIDLGTANTLIYVRGKGIVLSEPSVVAIRTGRGNNNGMRIQAVGEDAKKMLGRTPANITAIRPMRDGVIADFQVTEAMLKYFIKKVHQQRFLRPSPRIIICVPFGATQVERRAIRESAQSAGAREVHLIEEPMAAAIGAGLPVAEATGSMVVDIGGGTTEVGVIALGGVVYSQSVRVGGDKLDEAITNYIRRHYGMLIGEATAEHIKKTIGCAYPSSEVLEIEVRGRNLAEGIPRSFRISSAEVLEALSDPLTAVLDAIKVALEQAPPELGADIAERGLVLTGGGALLRDIDKLIEEETRLPVVIAEDPLTCVARGGGRALEEMERLGDVFTDE; encoded by the coding sequence ATGATCTTTAATCGCTTTCTTGGTCTTTTCTCCAGCGATCTCGCCATTGACCTGGGCACCGCCAATACGCTGATCTACGTGCGTGGCAAGGGAATCGTACTTTCTGAACCCTCGGTGGTGGCCATTCGGACCGGCCGGGGAAACAACAATGGCATGCGCATCCAGGCCGTTGGCGAGGATGCCAAAAAGATGCTGGGTCGCACGCCGGCCAACATCACGGCCATCCGGCCCATGAGGGATGGTGTGATTGCCGATTTCCAGGTGACCGAGGCCATGCTGAAGTACTTCATCAAGAAGGTGCATCAGCAACGCTTTCTGCGCCCGAGCCCCCGCATCATCATCTGCGTGCCCTTCGGGGCGACACAGGTGGAGCGGCGGGCGATCCGCGAGTCTGCCCAGAGTGCCGGCGCGCGCGAGGTGCACTTGATCGAGGAGCCCATGGCCGCAGCCATCGGTGCCGGACTGCCGGTTGCCGAGGCCACCGGTTCGATGGTGGTGGACATCGGTGGCGGCACCACCGAGGTGGGCGTCATCGCCCTGGGCGGCGTGGTCTATTCCCAGAGCGTGCGTGTAGGTGGCGACAAACTCGATGAAGCCATCACCAACTATATTCGCCGCCATTACGGCATGCTGATTGGCGAGGCCACGGCCGAGCACATCAAGAAGACCATTGGTTGCGCCTACCCCAGCTCCGAAGTGCTCGAGATCGAGGTACGGGGACGCAATCTGGCCGAAGGCATTCCCAGGAGTTTCCGCATTTCCAGCGCCGAGGTGCTGGAAGCCCTGTCCGATCCGCTCACGGCGGTGTTGGACGCCATCAAGGTGGCCCTGGAGCAGGCCCCACCCGAACTCGGCGCGGACATTGCCGAACGCGGTCTGGTGCTGACCGGCGGTGGCGCGCTGCTGCGGGATATCGACAAGCTCATCGAGGAAGAAACCCGTCTGCCGGTAGTCATCGCGGAAGACCCGCTGACCTGCGTGGCGCGTGGTGGCGGGCGGGCGCTGGAAGAAATGGAGCGTCTCGGCGACGTGTTCACGGACGAATGA
- the hemE gene encoding uroporphyrinogen decarboxylase — MNTLQNDTFLRACLRQPTPYTPVWMMRQAGRYLPEYRATRARAGSFLELCMNAELATEVTLQPLERFPLDAAILFSDILTVPGAMNLGLRFAEGEGPVFDNPVRTAADVDRLFVPDPEGELKYVMDAVRSIRRALAGRVPLIGFAGSPWTLATYMVEGSGSKEFARIKGMLYDAPETLARLLDILARSVTQYLNAQVAAGAQALMIFDTWGGVLTPRDYRNFSLNYMAQIFQGLTREHEGRRVPVILFTKGGGQWLELMAETGADVLGVDWTLDIGTARQRVGSRVALQGNMDPAVLYADPARIRAEVDSILASYGPGTGHIFNLGHGIHQHVNPERAAAFIAAVHELSPAYHR; from the coding sequence AGTATCGCGCCACCCGCGCCAGGGCCGGTTCCTTTCTGGAGCTGTGCATGAACGCAGAACTTGCCACCGAGGTGACGCTCCAGCCTCTGGAGCGTTTCCCCCTGGATGCCGCCATCCTCTTTTCCGACATCCTCACCGTGCCCGGCGCCATGAATCTTGGCCTGCGTTTTGCTGAGGGCGAAGGGCCGGTGTTCGATAATCCGGTTCGTACTGCGGCCGATGTGGACAGGCTCTTTGTGCCGGACCCCGAGGGCGAGCTGAAATACGTCATGGATGCGGTGCGTTCTATTCGCCGTGCGCTCGCGGGCCGGGTACCCTTGATCGGCTTTGCCGGCAGCCCCTGGACGCTTGCGACTTACATGGTCGAGGGCAGCGGCAGCAAGGAGTTTGCACGCATCAAGGGCATGCTCTACGATGCGCCGGAGACCCTGGCCAGGCTCCTGGACATCCTGGCCCGCAGCGTGACCCAGTATCTCAATGCCCAGGTCGCGGCCGGGGCCCAGGCGCTGATGATCTTTGACACCTGGGGCGGGGTGCTCACGCCGCGCGACTACCGCAATTTTTCCCTGAACTACATGGCCCAGATCTTTCAGGGCCTGACCCGTGAGCATGAGGGCCGGCGCGTGCCGGTGATTCTTTTCACCAAGGGCGGCGGGCAGTGGCTGGAGCTGATGGCGGAAACCGGGGCGGACGTGCTGGGGGTGGACTGGACTCTGGACATCGGCACGGCGCGTCAGCGGGTCGGAAGCCGGGTAGCGCTGCAGGGCAACATGGATCCCGCGGTGCTCTATGCCGATCCTGCGCGCATTCGCGCCGAGGTGGACAGCATCCTGGCAAGCTACGGACCGGGTACCGGGCATATCTTCAATCTCGGACACGGAATCCATCAACATGTGAACCCCGAGCGCGCGGCGGCCTTCATCGCTGCCGTGCACGAACTGTCGCCGGCCTACCACCGCTAG